One part of the Kryptolebias marmoratus isolate JLee-2015 linkage group LG13, ASM164957v2, whole genome shotgun sequence genome encodes these proteins:
- the LOC108238959 gene encoding actin filament-associated protein 1-like 1 isoform X2, whose translation MDAKRQSVVMERLLNELNSLLKMLDHETVSPDTADKMASVRNILDSLQQSVNGSDVYMNSCLYGNGTSFVESLFEEFDCNLHMLSASPLEQKEHKEERTHIIKSTPTDTPPPLPATPLPDDYYEEAVPLDPGSSPQYFTTSMNASTNSVEDAYYEDADNNYPTTRIDGPSKTSNNDSDALSSSYESYEEEDEEAKARDTSQRWKAEGSPDEPVRDCRICAFLLRKKRFGQWTKQLVVVRDSKLQCFKSIKETSPNTELPLNLCNVIYVPKEGRKKRHELRFSLPGGEALVLAVQSKEQAQRWLKVVHDVGSQCNNTEGLNGSTSPIIQRKLELDKMLQPDRQTSDSDSGPTGDGQSNTHGPGRDTTDSLNRGKRGTFSELTGSMSRAAGKKINRIITFSKKKPPLPGEPPSSSGHHDNPRCGYLSVCLSGSWKERWCMLRGGNLYLQKDPGDQRPPVVAVPLKGAEVVPGGLGPKYPFSFRIMQGGNELAALEASSSEDLGRWLGVLFAETGSATLPDELHYDYIDVDTLTDIRHAARHSFLWATTTATSSSSASTDSRTYDEVYESVEDDYVESKAGQVRRHASFSSRDSEKTEQQATVKRHASNVNQYGRYGKTRAEEDARRYLRQKEELEKQKEELRNALISLRREKKVVKEEMKSETAHGMEKRLAELETLCRQKEEERVELELKLTEVKENLKKSLARGALGPPTDTKINVKTAGSRVEKVYSETVPVNSASELRKRPPSLYASSKGNVMQKAKEWESKKGT comes from the exons TGGTAATGGAGCGACTTTTAAATGAGCTCAACTCACTGCTGAAGATGTTGGACCATGAGACGGTCAGTCCTGACACTGCTGACAAGATGGCTTCTGTACGCAACATCCTGGATTCACTACAGCAATCAG TTAATGGATCAGATGTCTACATGAACAGCTGTCTCTATGGAAACGGCACTAGCTTTGTAGAGTCCCTGTTTGAGGAATTTG ACTGTAATTTGCACATGCTCAGTGCGTCTCCACTGGAACAGAAAGAGCACAAAGAGGAGAGGACACATATTATTAAATCT ACACCGACTGACACGCCACCGCCTCTGCCAGCCACCCCACTTCCTGATGATTACTACGAAGAGGCTGTTCCTCTCGATCCTGGATCCTCTCCACAGTATTTTACCACCAGTATGAATG CTTCCACAAACTCTGTCGAAGATGCGTACTATGAAGATGCTGACAATAATTACCCCACCACCAGGATCGACggtccctctaaaacctcca ACAATGACTCGGACGCACTGAGCAGCTCCTACGAGTCATAtgaagaagaagatgaggagGCCAAGGCACGGGACACGTCTCAGAGGTGGAAGGCTGAGGGAAGTCCAGATGAACCAGTCAGAGATTGCCGAATCTGTGCCTTCCTGCTGCGAAAGAAACGCTTCGGCCAATGGACAAAGCAGCTTGTAGTTGTTAGAGACAGTAAGCTCCAG TGTTTTAAGAGCATCAAGGAGACTTCTCCCAACACAGAACTCCCGCTGAATCTTTGCAACGTCATCTATGTCCCAAAGGAAGGTCGGAAAAAAAGGCATGAGCTCCGCTTCTCCTTACCTGGAGGCGAAGCTCTTGTCCTGGCAGTTCAGAGCAAAGAGCAGGCCCAGCGATGGCTCAAG GTGGTCCATGATGTTGGCAGTCAGTGTAACAACACAGAAGGACTGAATGGATCCACTTCTCCTATTATACAAAGAAAGCTGGAGCTTGacaag ATGTTGCAGCCTGACAGACAGACTTCAGACTCGGACAGCGGACCAACAGGAGACGGTCAGTCCAACACACATGGGCCGGGACGGGACACCACCGACTCACTCA ACAGGGGGAAGCGCGGCACCTTCTCAGAGCTGACAGGGTCGATGAGCCGAGCTGCAGGGAAGAAAATCAATCGGATCATCACTTTCTCCAAAAAGAAGCCTCCTTTACCAGGAGAGCCTCCCTCGTCTTCAGGCCACCATGACAACCCTCGCTGTG GTTATCTCAGCGTGTGTCTGAGCGGGTCGTGGAAGGAGCGTTGGTGCATGCTGCGAGGTGGGAACCTGTACCTGCAGAAGGACCCCGGGGATCAGCGGCCTCCGGTTGTTGCGGTGCCCCTGAAGGGGGCGGAGGTGGTGCCCGGTGGCCTCGGACCAAAATACCCCTTCTCTTTTCGCATCATGCAAGGAGGGAATGAACTGGCAGCTTTAGAG GCCAGCTCCTCAGAGGATCTTGGTCGCTGGCtgggtgttttgtttgcagagaCCGGCAGCGCCACTCTCCCTGACGAGCTGCACTACGACTACATCGACGTGGACACGCTCACTGACATACGGCACGCTGCCAGACACTCCTTCCT GTGGGCCACCACCACTGCTACTTCCTCCAGCAGTGCCTCAACAGACTCCAGAACTTATGATGAGGTCTATGAAAGTGTTGAG GATGACTACGTGGAGAGCAAAGCAGGTCAGGTGAGACGTCACGCCTCATTCTCTAGCAGAGACTCTGAGAAAACCGAACAACAGGCTACCGTTAAGAGACACGCCTCCA atgTAAATCAGTATGGACGCTATGGAAAAACACGTGCAGAGGAGGACGCTAGGCGGTACCTGAGACAAAAAGAGGAGCTGGAAAAGCAAAAGGAGGAGCTCAGAAACGCACTGATCTCCCTCCGCAGGGAGAAGAAGGTGGTgaaagaggagatgaagagTGAAACAG ctcATGGCATGGAAAAGCGGTTAGCTGAGCTGGAGACATTGTGCagacagaaggaggaggagagggtggAGCTGGAGCTCAAACTGACAGAAGTCAAAGAAAACCTAAAGAAATCCCTGGCGAGAGGAGCTCTTGGTCCTCCTACTGACACAAAAATCAATGTCAAG acAGCGGGAAGTAGAGTTGAGAAGGTTTACAGTGAGACTGTGCCTGTGAACTCGGCATCCGAGCTCCGCAAACGTCCTCCATCGCTGTACGCCTCCTCCAAGGGAAACGTCATGCAGAAAGCGAAG GAGTGGGAGTCAAAGAAGGGAACTTAG
- the LOC108238959 gene encoding actin filament-associated protein 1-like 1 isoform X1 codes for MRSQDPQNMVMERLLNELNSLLKMLDHETVSPDTADKMASVRNILDSLQQSVNGSDVYMNSCLYGNGTSFVESLFEEFDCNLHMLSASPLEQKEHKEERTHIIKSTPTDTPPPLPATPLPDDYYEEAVPLDPGSSPQYFTTSMNASTNSVEDAYYEDADNNYPTTRIDGPSKTSNNDSDALSSSYESYEEEDEEAKARDTSQRWKAEGSPDEPVRDCRICAFLLRKKRFGQWTKQLVVVRDSKLQCFKSIKETSPNTELPLNLCNVIYVPKEGRKKRHELRFSLPGGEALVLAVQSKEQAQRWLKVVHDVGSQCNNTEGLNGSTSPIIQRKLELDKMLQPDRQTSDSDSGPTGDGQSNTHGPGRDTTDSLNRGKRGTFSELTGSMSRAAGKKINRIITFSKKKPPLPGEPPSSSGHHDNPRCGYLSVCLSGSWKERWCMLRGGNLYLQKDPGDQRPPVVAVPLKGAEVVPGGLGPKYPFSFRIMQGGNELAALEASSSEDLGRWLGVLFAETGSATLPDELHYDYIDVDTLTDIRHAARHSFLWATTTATSSSSASTDSRTYDEVYESVEDDYVESKAGQVRRHASFSSRDSEKTEQQATVKRHASNVNQYGRYGKTRAEEDARRYLRQKEELEKQKEELRNALISLRREKKVVKEEMKSETAHGMEKRLAELETLCRQKEEERVELELKLTEVKENLKKSLARGALGPPTDTKINVKTAGSRVEKVYSETVPVNSASELRKRPPSLYASSKGNVMQKAKEWESKKGT; via the exons TGGTAATGGAGCGACTTTTAAATGAGCTCAACTCACTGCTGAAGATGTTGGACCATGAGACGGTCAGTCCTGACACTGCTGACAAGATGGCTTCTGTACGCAACATCCTGGATTCACTACAGCAATCAG TTAATGGATCAGATGTCTACATGAACAGCTGTCTCTATGGAAACGGCACTAGCTTTGTAGAGTCCCTGTTTGAGGAATTTG ACTGTAATTTGCACATGCTCAGTGCGTCTCCACTGGAACAGAAAGAGCACAAAGAGGAGAGGACACATATTATTAAATCT ACACCGACTGACACGCCACCGCCTCTGCCAGCCACCCCACTTCCTGATGATTACTACGAAGAGGCTGTTCCTCTCGATCCTGGATCCTCTCCACAGTATTTTACCACCAGTATGAATG CTTCCACAAACTCTGTCGAAGATGCGTACTATGAAGATGCTGACAATAATTACCCCACCACCAGGATCGACggtccctctaaaacctcca ACAATGACTCGGACGCACTGAGCAGCTCCTACGAGTCATAtgaagaagaagatgaggagGCCAAGGCACGGGACACGTCTCAGAGGTGGAAGGCTGAGGGAAGTCCAGATGAACCAGTCAGAGATTGCCGAATCTGTGCCTTCCTGCTGCGAAAGAAACGCTTCGGCCAATGGACAAAGCAGCTTGTAGTTGTTAGAGACAGTAAGCTCCAG TGTTTTAAGAGCATCAAGGAGACTTCTCCCAACACAGAACTCCCGCTGAATCTTTGCAACGTCATCTATGTCCCAAAGGAAGGTCGGAAAAAAAGGCATGAGCTCCGCTTCTCCTTACCTGGAGGCGAAGCTCTTGTCCTGGCAGTTCAGAGCAAAGAGCAGGCCCAGCGATGGCTCAAG GTGGTCCATGATGTTGGCAGTCAGTGTAACAACACAGAAGGACTGAATGGATCCACTTCTCCTATTATACAAAGAAAGCTGGAGCTTGacaag ATGTTGCAGCCTGACAGACAGACTTCAGACTCGGACAGCGGACCAACAGGAGACGGTCAGTCCAACACACATGGGCCGGGACGGGACACCACCGACTCACTCA ACAGGGGGAAGCGCGGCACCTTCTCAGAGCTGACAGGGTCGATGAGCCGAGCTGCAGGGAAGAAAATCAATCGGATCATCACTTTCTCCAAAAAGAAGCCTCCTTTACCAGGAGAGCCTCCCTCGTCTTCAGGCCACCATGACAACCCTCGCTGTG GTTATCTCAGCGTGTGTCTGAGCGGGTCGTGGAAGGAGCGTTGGTGCATGCTGCGAGGTGGGAACCTGTACCTGCAGAAGGACCCCGGGGATCAGCGGCCTCCGGTTGTTGCGGTGCCCCTGAAGGGGGCGGAGGTGGTGCCCGGTGGCCTCGGACCAAAATACCCCTTCTCTTTTCGCATCATGCAAGGAGGGAATGAACTGGCAGCTTTAGAG GCCAGCTCCTCAGAGGATCTTGGTCGCTGGCtgggtgttttgtttgcagagaCCGGCAGCGCCACTCTCCCTGACGAGCTGCACTACGACTACATCGACGTGGACACGCTCACTGACATACGGCACGCTGCCAGACACTCCTTCCT GTGGGCCACCACCACTGCTACTTCCTCCAGCAGTGCCTCAACAGACTCCAGAACTTATGATGAGGTCTATGAAAGTGTTGAG GATGACTACGTGGAGAGCAAAGCAGGTCAGGTGAGACGTCACGCCTCATTCTCTAGCAGAGACTCTGAGAAAACCGAACAACAGGCTACCGTTAAGAGACACGCCTCCA atgTAAATCAGTATGGACGCTATGGAAAAACACGTGCAGAGGAGGACGCTAGGCGGTACCTGAGACAAAAAGAGGAGCTGGAAAAGCAAAAGGAGGAGCTCAGAAACGCACTGATCTCCCTCCGCAGGGAGAAGAAGGTGGTgaaagaggagatgaagagTGAAACAG ctcATGGCATGGAAAAGCGGTTAGCTGAGCTGGAGACATTGTGCagacagaaggaggaggagagggtggAGCTGGAGCTCAAACTGACAGAAGTCAAAGAAAACCTAAAGAAATCCCTGGCGAGAGGAGCTCTTGGTCCTCCTACTGACACAAAAATCAATGTCAAG acAGCGGGAAGTAGAGTTGAGAAGGTTTACAGTGAGACTGTGCCTGTGAACTCGGCATCCGAGCTCCGCAAACGTCCTCCATCGCTGTACGCCTCCTCCAAGGGAAACGTCATGCAGAAAGCGAAG GAGTGGGAGTCAAAGAAGGGAACTTAG